The following DNA comes from Methanobrevibacter ruminantium.
AGAAGAAATCTTCACCTCTCTGGTTTTTTAACTTAGGCGGAAATACGCAAACGTTCTTATTGTACAACTGCTTGATTTGATTTTTAGCACCGGATATAGTAGCTGTCATTGCAATATTTTTAAATTTATTTCCGGTAAAACTTTCATGCATGGTTTCAATCAATGTTTCAAAATGAGAATCTATAGCTCCAAAACCCTCATTAATCAAATGCATCTCATCCTGAATTATTAGGCTAGGTCCTATATCATATGATACATCAAACAATCTTCCCTTTTTTCTACACATTTCCTTTTCATCTAAAAAAGTCTCGCAAAAATCATTATGTGGCATGAATCCATGACCGTTCGGACATATATCAATATCACCACCGATTAAATTCTTGACTCTTCTCTGTTGGGCTATACCTGCCCATTTGTCAACAGTGGCAATAATGAAAGTAGGTAAAGTCCTGTATATTTCATCATCACTGTAATACAATCTGAAAACCCTACTGCAATCTTCACATTTATGAATAATTAGTTGATGTTCAATGTCAATATCCAAATAAACATCATGCTCGCAGATAGGACATTTTTCAATTATCTTTCCTTTAATTTTCTCTCCCTTAACTTTTGAGTCATGAATTTCACTGATGATTTTCTTGTCGTATCGAGGGAATTCCTCATAGGTTCCTACAAAGTAAGCCATTGAAAAATGATCGCCACCTAACCTTTCTTCAACACGTATCTCTTCAGCCCATATCAAAAGACTTGCAGCCCTTTGCAGCTGTTGAACTGAAAGCATTCTAAGAGGGAACTTTGTGATAGCTGTGACACCATACTCCTTGCCAATTATCCTATCATAAAATGCTGAGAATATGACCAGACCAAAGTATGACTCTGACTTACCACCACCAGTCATCACATGAAGCAGTTCGCAGACATCCTTTTTGTAATCCTTATCCACAATATCACGGAGCAAGGAAACGATAAACACTATCTGGAACAATCTCCATGAATCGTAACCTTTGTTTTTGGAGTTGTTTAAAAATGCTTTGTTCATTAGAGTGAATGCCTTAAAAACTTTTGAATCGGAGCTCAGCAGATCTATTCCATCTTTAAATCTTTGCTGCATTAAATCAAAATCATTTAATACATCAGAATATTCCTTATCCTTTTCACCGACACTTTTGCAATTTTCCAAATGCTCTTTCATCAAACCATGCAAAGCATATAATTCTTTCAAACCTTCCTTTCGGGACATCATGCCAAAAGAGATGTCGATATTTGAAATGCTGGATTTTGGACTAACCTTATCTTGCTTGTACTCTGAAAATCCCATGGTGCGAATTACGTTTTCCTTTTCCACATATCGGGCATTACAGTTCAGAGATCTGACATCTGAGTATGAAGTTTTAGGATATGAATCGTAAGTATACTCATATTTGAACGGTACAATTTGATTGCCATTTAAATTTACATCCATATGTACATCAAACAAGTTCGGTTCAAAATAAATATCTTTGGTTCTTGATTCCCTATCCAAGAAATTTTTTTCAAGAGTATTGTTTATTAAGGAAATGATAACCAAACTAAATTTTTCATTATTTTGGGTGAATTTTCTGTCTGATAAATCTAGTTTAACCTCCCAATCAAGATCAAATTTAGAAGACTCATTTTTCAATTCAGCGATTTGCAATTCATAAGATTCCTTAGAATCCAAGCAATTCTTAGGGATATAAGTAGGTTTGAGCAATAAATCCTCATCATCCCTAATCTCCTTCAAGTATTTTGAAAAATCCAAATTAACCTCTTTTACATCCCTATTCATTATTTCAAAAAAGTTGATTGCTTTTCTTTTCCATATGGGAACCAATTTACATCTTTTAGAATTTTCACGATTGATATAATGCTTGATTTGCTCATCATATGTCGGATAAACTCGATAATAGATATACATATTGATGTCAACGGAAATATCTTCACGGATTTGTTTGACCAGAAAATTTACAGACTGGGAACTTGTTTTGTATAGACTCTCAAATTGATTATTCTCATCATTA
Coding sequences within:
- a CDS encoding helicase-related protein; its protein translation is MSVKNSDYEYFSCLLVKDVVDKLLGCHENFKRFHVQRPSDDIFVGNIAEHIDPNDENNQFESLYKTSSQSVNFLVKQIREDISVDINMYIYYRVYPTYDEQIKHYINRENSKRCKLVPIWKRKAINFFEIMNRDVKEVNLDFSKYLKEIRDDEDLLLKPTYIPKNCLDSKESYELQIAELKNESSKFDLDWEVKLDLSDRKFTQNNEKFSLVIISLINNTLEKNFLDRESRTKDIYFEPNLFDVHMDVNLNGNQIVPFKYEYTYDSYPKTSYSDVRSLNCNARYVEKENVIRTMGFSEYKQDKVSPKSSISNIDISFGMMSRKEGLKELYALHGLMKEHLENCKSVGEKDKEYSDVLNDFDLMQQRFKDGIDLLSSDSKVFKAFTLMNKAFLNNSKNKGYDSWRLFQIVFIVSLLRDIVDKDYKKDVCELLHVMTGGGKSESYFGLVIFSAFYDRIIGKEYGVTAITKFPLRMLSVQQLQRAASLLIWAEEIRVEERLGGDHFSMAYFVGTYEEFPRYDKKIISEIHDSKVKGEKIKGKIIEKCPICEHDVYLDIDIEHQLIIHKCEDCSRVFRLYYSDDEIYRTLPTFIIATVDKWAGIAQQRRVKNLIGGDIDICPNGHGFMPHNDFCETFLDEKEMCRKKGRLFDVSYDIGPSLIIQDEMHLINEGFGAIDSHFETLIETMHESFTGNKFKNIAMTATISGAKNQIKQLYNKNVCVFPPKLKNQRGEDFFFDEIEEDGERVVQRFLIGLKPNTTYVRLIFYILRYISEFIKYIEDDPKRFCSDNNMEIDKLNEILPYYKKLLTYHNKKDDVQAIPFNAYAYINSDEYEDSYNIDSFTLTGENTLDTIKETIHTIENYYDEEEFYEDRKDKILVVSATSIVSHGVDIDDWNVMVFDGMTRNTAEYIQALSRVGRKKCGIIFLAYKASRKRDLSFYQHFEEYHRIIDHKVEVVPLTRWPRLAFKQTITSIFTASVLNYMSNYKGMPLYTLKAFKDVFKHESNVVELKNFINKVYLCDQGFNEAENVKDMIDEEVDLRIDCLLNSYNVDSTFIVNELKNTNEKYFKTQFGMRGIQDMITLDAHSKNKAFLRKI